Proteins from one Sphaeramia orbicularis chromosome 17, fSphaOr1.1, whole genome shotgun sequence genomic window:
- the LOC115437014 gene encoding tripartite motif-containing protein 16-like isoform X1, translating into MEQKGVQLSRETFSCSICLDLLKDPVTIPCGHSYCMSCIQTHWDGEDGQNLHSCPQCRHTFIPRPVLVKNTMLAVLVEQLKKTGLGAAAADHCYAGAEDVVCDVCTGRKLKAVQSCLVCLASYCDKHLQPHHESAAFKKHKLVDPSEKLQENVCSRHDEVMKMFCRTDGQCICYLCSVEEHKGHDTVSSAAERTERQKELELSRQKIQQRIKDKQKDVKALQQEAEDISRCADEAAEKNRKILTELIRLLEERRSDVERQIRSKEETEVSRVKELERKLEQEMTELRRKDAEMDKLAQTHDHNQFLLQYPSVSTLREDPDSSHVHVRPQSYFEDVTTAVSELREKLQLSLTEEWTNISLSISQTQVLLEPEPQTRAGFLPYSRQITPDPNTVNEDLSLYEENTRVAFMRQKPNYPDHPDRFSYWPQVLSRESLTGRCYWEVEWWGGSVRVAVAYKYIQKKGRSNESGFGFNDKSWALDCSGGSASFLHNGVSSSVPGPVSSRIGVYLDHTAGILSFYSVSETMTLIHRVQTTFTHPLYAGLRFSCDVGCTAIFTKLELNTTETLLE; encoded by the coding sequence ATGGAGCAGAAAGGAGTTCAGCTGAGTCGGGAAACATTTTCCTGTTCCATCTGTTTGGATCTACTGAAGGATCCGGTGACTATTCCCTGTGGACACAGCTACTGTATGAGCTGTATTCAAACCCACTGGGATGGAGAGGACGGGCAGAACCTCCACAGCTGCCCTCAGTGCAGACACACCTTCATACCCAGGCCTGTCCTGGTCAAAAACACCATGTTGGCAGTTTTAgtggaacagctgaagaagactggACTTGGAGCTGCTGCAGCTGATCACTGCTACGCTGGAGCTGAAGATGTGGTCTGTGATGTGTGCACTGGGAGGAAACTGAAAGCTGTCCAGTCCTGTCTGGTGTGTTTGGCTTCTTACTGTGACAAACACCTTCAGCCTCATCATGAATCTGCCGCCTTTAAGAAACACAAGCTGGTGGATCCGTCGGAGAAGCTCCAGGAGAACGTCTGCTCTCGTCACGATGaggtgatgaagatgttctgccGCACCGACggtcagtgtatctgttatcTGTGCTCTGTGGAAGAACATAAAGGCCACGACACAGTGTCATCTGCAGCAGAAAGGACTGAGAGGCAGAAGGAGCTGGAGCTGAGTCGACAGAAAATCCAGCAGAGaatcaaagacaaacagaaagatgtGAAGGCGCTTCAACAGGAGGCGGAGGACATCAGCCGCTGCGCTGACGAAGCGGCGGAGAAGAACCGCAAGATCCTGACCGAGTTGATCCGACTCCTGGAGGAAAGAAGGAGCGATGTGGAGCGGCAGATCAGATCCAAGGAGGAAACGGAAGTGAGTCGAGTCAAAGAGCTGGAGCGGAAGCTGGAGCAGGAGATGactgagctgaggaggaaagaCGCTGAGATGGACAAACTGGCACAAACACATGACCACAACCAGTTTTTACTCCAGTATCCATCAGTGTCCACACTCAGAGAAGATCCAGACTCATCCCACGTCCACGTCCGTCCTCAGAGTTACTTTGAGGATGTGACCACAGCTGTGTCAGAGCTCAGAGAGAAACTCCAGCTCAGTCTGACAGAAGAATGGACCAACATCTCACTGAGCATCAGTCAAACACAGGTtctactagaaccagaaccacagaccagagcAGGATTCTTACCATATTCACGTCAGATCACACCGGATCCAAACACAGTGAATGAAGATCTGTCACTATATGAGGAGAACACACGAGTAGCATTTATGAGACAAAAACCGAACTATCCTGATCATCCAGACAGATTCAGTTACTGGCCTCAGGTCCTGAGCAGAGAGAGTCTGACTGGtcgatgttactgggaggtggagtggTGGGGGGGGAGTGTTCGGGTCGCAGTCGCATATAAGTATATTCAGAAAAAAGGAAGGTCTAATGAATCTGGATTTGGATTCAATGACAAATCGTGGGCTTTAGATTGTTCCGGTGGCTCTGCTTCATTTCTTCATAATGGTGTCAGCTCTTCTGTCCCAGGTCCAGTTTCCTCCAGAATCGGAGTGTACCTggatcacacagcaggtattctgtccttctacagcgtctctgaaaccatgactctgatccacagagtccagaccacattcACTCATCCTCTGTACGCTGGACTTCGGTTTTCTTGTGATGTTGGATGCACTGCCATCTTTACTAAACTAGaactaaatacaactgaaaccctgttagaataa
- the LOC115437014 gene encoding tripartite motif-containing protein 16-like protein isoform X2 gives MEQKGVQLSRETFSCSICLDLLKDPVTIPCGHSYCMSCIQTHWDGEDGQNLHSCPQCRHTFIPRPVLVKNTMLAVLVEQLKKTGLEHKGHDTVSSAAERTERQKELELSRQKIQQRIKDKQKDVKALQQEAEDISRCADEAAEKNRKILTELIRLLEERRSDVERQIRSKEETEVSRVKELERKLEQEMTELRRKDAEMDKLAQTHDHNQFLLQYPSVSTLREDPDSSHVHVRPQSYFEDVTTAVSELREKLQLSLTEEWTNISLSISQTQVLLEPEPQTRAGFLPYSRQITPDPNTVNEDLSLYEENTRVAFMRQKPNYPDHPDRFSYWPQVLSRESLTGRCYWEVEWWGGSVRVAVAYKYIQKKGRSNESGFGFNDKSWALDCSGGSASFLHNGVSSSVPGPVSSRIGVYLDHTAGILSFYSVSETMTLIHRVQTTFTHPLYAGLRFSCDVGCTAIFTKLELNTTETLLE, from the exons ATGGAGCAGAAAGGAGTTCAGCTGAGTCGGGAAACATTTTCCTGTTCCATCTGTTTGGATCTACTGAAGGATCCGGTGACTATTCCCTGTGGACACAGCTACTGTATGAGCTGTATTCAAACCCACTGGGATGGAGAGGACGGGCAGAACCTCCACAGCTGCCCTCAGTGCAGACACACCTTCATACCCAGGCCTGTCCTGGTCAAAAACACCATGTTGGCAGTTTTAgtggaacagctgaagaagactggACT AGAACATAAAGGCCACGACACAGTGTCATCTGCAGCAGAAAGGACTGAGAGGCAGAAGGAGCTGGAGCTGAGTCGACAGAAAATCCAGCAGAGaatcaaagacaaacagaaagatgtGAAGGCGCTTCAACAGGAGGCGGAGGACATCAGCCGCTGCGCTGACGAAGCGGCGGAGAAGAACCGCAAGATCCTGACCGAGTTGATCCGACTCCTGGAGGAAAGAAGGAGCGATGTGGAGCGGCAGATCAGATCCAAGGAGGAAACGGAAGTGAGTCGAGTCAAAGAGCTGGAGCGGAAGCTGGAGCAGGAGATGactgagctgaggaggaaagaCGCTGAGATGGACAAACTGGCACAAACACATGACCACAACCAGTTTTTACTCCAGTATCCATCAGTGTCCACACTCAGAGAAGATCCAGACTCATCCCACGTCCACGTCCGTCCTCAGAGTTACTTTGAGGATGTGACCACAGCTGTGTCAGAGCTCAGAGAGAAACTCCAGCTCAGTCTGACAGAAGAATGGACCAACATCTCACTGAGCATCAGTCAAACACAGGTtctactagaaccagaaccacagaccagagcAGGATTCTTACCATATTCACGTCAGATCACACCGGATCCAAACACAGTGAATGAAGATCTGTCACTATATGAGGAGAACACACGAGTAGCATTTATGAGACAAAAACCGAACTATCCTGATCATCCAGACAGATTCAGTTACTGGCCTCAGGTCCTGAGCAGAGAGAGTCTGACTGGtcgatgttactgggaggtggagtggTGGGGGGGGAGTGTTCGGGTCGCAGTCGCATATAAGTATATTCAGAAAAAAGGAAGGTCTAATGAATCTGGATTTGGATTCAATGACAAATCGTGGGCTTTAGATTGTTCCGGTGGCTCTGCTTCATTTCTTCATAATGGTGTCAGCTCTTCTGTCCCAGGTCCAGTTTCCTCCAGAATCGGAGTGTACCTggatcacacagcaggtattctgtccttctacagcgtctctgaaaccatgactctgatccacagagtccagaccacattcACTCATCCTCTGTACGCTGGACTTCGGTTTTCTTGTGATGTTGGATGCACTGCCATCTTTACTAAACTAGaactaaatacaactgaaaccctgttagaataa
- the LOC115437022 gene encoding E3 ubiquitin/ISG15 ligase TRIM25-like isoform X2, producing MAAAGRVRSEDQFLCSICLDVFTDPVTTSCGHNFCKSCISEHWRVNVPYQCPMCKEEFNTKPQLKINTIISEMVAQFRHEAQHEPNIYSSDQQAAKPGEVPCDVCTEPKLKALKSCLVCLTSYCRTHVDPSDTFS from the coding sequence ATGGCTGCTGCCGGTCGTGTCCGATCTGAAGATCAGTTcctgtgttccatctgtctggatgtcttcactgatccagtcactacatcatgtggacacaacttctgcaaatccTGCATCTCTGAACACTGGAGGGTGAATGTCCCATATCAGTGTCCCATGTGTAAAGAGGAAttcaacacaaaacctcagctgaagatcaacacaatcatctcagagatggtggctcagttcagacatgaagctcaacatgaaccaaacatctacagctcagaccaacaagctgccaaaccaggagaagttccctgtgacgtctgcactgaacccaaactgaaggccctgaagtcctgcctggtgtgtctgACCTCCTACTGTCGGACTCATGTGGACCCATCTGATACGTTCAGCTGA